In a genomic window of Methanogenium sp. S4BF:
- a CDS encoding ribosome assembly factor SBDS, with translation MIPLEQAVVARLESHGERFEILVDPEMAADIRHGGDTPIEDAVAALFVFENSSKAEKSPDEMLKKVFDTVDFETIAERIIRKGEIHLTAEQRKRMTEDKRNQIVTFISRNAINPQTKLPHPRKRIEMAMEEAKVNVDPFKHVDEQVKDVVKALRPLIPIKFAEMKFAVKIPADFAPKAYGEIHTATTVEREQWQNDGSWICVVRIPAGIQEEFYSLINRLTKGDGDVKILDQD, from the coding sequence ATGATTCCGCTTGAACAGGCAGTTGTTGCACGGCTTGAGAGCCATGGAGAACGGTTTGAGATCCTCGTTGATCCTGAGATGGCCGCTGATATCCGGCATGGGGGGGATACTCCGATAGAGGATGCTGTGGCAGCACTCTTTGTCTTTGAAAACTCCTCAAAAGCTGAAAAATCACCCGATGAGATGCTGAAAAAGGTGTTCGATACGGTTGATTTTGAGACCATTGCCGAGCGTATTATCCGGAAAGGGGAGATACACCTCACCGCTGAACAGCGGAAGCGGATGACCGAGGATAAGCGGAATCAGATTGTGACATTCATCTCCCGGAATGCCATCAACCCACAGACAAAACTTCCCCATCCGCGCAAGCGCATTGAGATGGCAATGGAAGAGGCGAAGGTCAATGTGGACCCGTTCAAACATGTTGATGAACAGGTAAAGGATGTCGTAAAGGCATTGCGTCCTTTAATTCCGATTAAATTCGCTGAAATGAAATTTGCTGTAAAAATTCCTGCTGATTTTGCGCCAAAGGCGTATGGGGAAATTCACACAGCAACAACCGTTGAGCGGGAACAATGGCAGAATGACGGATCATGGATCTGTGTTGTGCGCATCCCTGCGGGTATCCAGGAGGAATTCTACTCCCTCATCAATCGTCTTACAAAAGGTGATGGTGATGTGAAGATTCTTGATCAGGATTAA
- the psmA gene encoding archaeal proteasome endopeptidase complex subunit alpha, producing MQPMQAQMGYDRAITVFSPDGRLYQVEYAREAVKRGTTAVGIKCKDGVVLIVDKRVSSRLLEQTSIEKIFKIDGHVAVASSGLVGDARALVDRARVECQINRVSYNESIDIETLSKKLCDHMQTYTQFGGARPYGTALLIAGVSDGIPRLFETDPSGTLLEYKATGIGTGRPAVMKVFDEKYSDEMGCAESIQLGLEALYAATEGKFDVDNVEIGIIPLETGMFRKMTKSEVSEYTTTFEPVQATEE from the coding sequence ATGCAGCCAATGCAGGCACAAATGGGATATGACAGGGCAATTACTGTGTTCAGCCCTGACGGCAGACTGTACCAGGTAGAGTATGCCCGTGAAGCAGTAAAGAGGGGGACAACCGCCGTCGGCATCAAATGCAAAGACGGAGTTGTTCTCATTGTGGATAAGCGGGTCAGCTCCCGTCTCCTTGAACAGACATCCATTGAGAAGATATTCAAGATTGACGGTCACGTTGCTGTCGCTTCCTCGGGTCTTGTCGGGGATGCACGGGCACTTGTGGACCGGGCGCGGGTGGAATGCCAGATTAATCGTGTCTCATATAATGAGTCAATCGATATCGAGACGCTCTCAAAGAAACTCTGCGATCATATGCAGACATATACACAGTTTGGCGGCGCCCGTCCGTACGGCACTGCTCTTCTGATTGCAGGTGTGAGTGATGGTATCCCCCGCCTCTTTGAGACTGATCCGTCCGGCACCCTGCTGGAATACAAGGCAACGGGAATCGGCACCGGCCGTCCGGCTGTGATGAAGGTGTTTGATGAGAAGTACAGCGATGAGATGGGATGTGCTGAATCCATTCAGCTTGGCCTTGAGGCTTTGTATGCTGCAACGGAAGGCAAATTTGACGTGGACAATGTGGAGATTGGCATCATACCTCTCGAAACCGGCATGTTCAGAAAGATGACCAAATCCGAAGTCAGTGAATATACCACCACGTTTGAGCCGGTGCAGGCTACAGAAGAGTAG
- a CDS encoding Rpp14/Pop5 family protein — translation MKPLPPTQRPDWRYIAAEMVPQWCPASARDMHYAILGCEASLFGDSTAASMRTSVISCDGGVVIVRCIRGTERDVETVLATVTEAGGARVALHPFATSGTIHGLKKKIRPGSLPSDEGSCKIGENTYRILRISGQKVDLVQQGIKQTTALYLNTDDLEDF, via the coding sequence ATGAAACCCCTCCCACCGACACAGCGGCCGGACTGGCGCTATATTGCTGCTGAGATGGTGCCGCAGTGGTGTCCGGCCTCAGCACGGGATATGCATTATGCCATTCTGGGGTGTGAGGCCTCCCTGTTTGGGGACAGCACAGCCGCGTCAATGCGCACCAGTGTAATCTCCTGTGACGGCGGTGTGGTCATCGTCCGCTGTATCCGGGGGACGGAACGGGATGTGGAGACCGTTCTTGCAACTGTGACTGAGGCAGGGGGTGCCCGGGTGGCACTGCACCCGTTTGCCACCTCCGGTACCATCCATGGACTAAAGAAAAAGATCCGGCCCGGTTCGTTGCCTTCTGATGAAGGAAGTTGTAAAATCGGCGAAAATACCTACCGAATTCTCAGGATTTCAGGTCAAAAGGTTGATTTAGTTCAACAGGGTATTAAACAAACAACAGCACTGTACTTAAATACAGATGATTTGGAGGATTTCTGA
- a CDS encoding RNase P subunit p30 family protein, with translation MKTADACIYPYPAGDVSLRRVADELELRGFTGAIAVGIPAGCTVGTVRFLSGAEIAANSVKSCRDALRNAPKTDVVMVHAGDAAFNRAILGNISFHILRGIQHTDKRAFDHVSARMAADRGIAVDIDLSRIISESGPRRQRALERYREISRLSRKYGFMLTLSSGARSLTGLRSVRAFTLLGAVAGLDESQIREALATPAALMSPPRSVEVLE, from the coding sequence ATGAAGACTGCTGATGCATGTATCTATCCATACCCGGCCGGGGATGTCTCTCTCCGGAGAGTTGCCGATGAGCTTGAGCTGCGGGGTTTTACCGGAGCAATTGCTGTTGGCATTCCTGCGGGCTGTACGGTTGGAACTGTCCGCTTCCTCTCGGGAGCCGAGATTGCAGCGAATTCCGTCAAGTCCTGCAGGGATGCACTCCGGAATGCGCCAAAGACTGATGTTGTGATGGTGCATGCCGGTGATGCCGCTTTCAACCGGGCGATTCTGGGGAACATCTCTTTCCATATCCTCCGCGGCATCCAGCATACGGACAAGCGGGCGTTTGATCATGTAAGTGCCCGGATGGCTGCTGACCGGGGTATTGCTGTGGATATTGATCTCTCACGTATCATCTCAGAATCCGGCCCGCGAAGACAGCGGGCACTTGAACGGTACCGGGAAATCAGTCGTCTGTCCCGGAAATACGGGTTTATGCTGACGCTCTCATCTGGTGCGCGTTCCCTCACCGGGCTGCGGTCTGTCCGTGCGTTTACCCTTCTGGGAGCGGTTGCGGGGCTTGATGAAAGCCAGATTCGTGAGGCTCTCGCCACCCCTGCAGCACTGATGTCACCTCCCCGGTCTGTGGAGGTTCTGGAATGA
- a CDS encoding 50S ribosomal protein L15e, which translates to MSKSMYAYVREAWKKPDESEVKQLLWNRMQIWRREGSVVRIERPTRIDRARTLGYRAKQGIVVARVSVRRGGRRKSRYIRGRRTNRMGMRKATMGKSIQRIAEERASRKFRNMEVLNSYWVGEDGRQKWYEVILVDGHHPAIVNDPHLGWMADSVHRGRAERGQTSAGLKGRGMRRRGKGTEHTRPSIRSNGNKGK; encoded by the coding sequence ATGTCAAAGTCAATGTACGCCTATGTCCGTGAGGCATGGAAAAAACCAGATGAGTCAGAAGTAAAGCAGCTTCTGTGGAACCGGATGCAGATTTGGAGACGGGAAGGCAGTGTCGTGCGTATTGAGCGCCCGACCCGCATTGACCGTGCACGCACCCTTGGATACCGTGCAAAGCAGGGTATCGTTGTGGCACGTGTCTCCGTTCGTCGTGGTGGACGGAGGAAATCCCGTTATATCCGTGGACGCCGTACAAACCGCATGGGTATGCGCAAGGCAACCATGGGTAAGAGTATCCAGCGTATTGCTGAGGAGCGCGCCTCCCGCAAGTTCCGGAACATGGAAGTGCTGAACTCATACTGGGTTGGTGAGGATGGCCGCCAGAAGTGGTATGAGGTTATTCTCGTTGACGGGCACCACCCTGCAATCGTCAATGACCCGCACCTCGGATGGATGGCAGACTCAGTCCACCGTGGCCGTGCCGAACGTGGTCAGACCAGTGCTGGTCTGAAGGGACGTGGAATGCGCAGACGTGGTAAAGGAACAGAACACACCCGTCCAAGTATCCGTTCAAACGGAAACAAAGGGAAATAA
- the moaC gene encoding cyclic pyranopterin monophosphate synthase MoaC: MPEFSHINNDRAYMVDVTEKDDVHRLARAEGRIHLRPETLEAIRSGEVIKGNVLATARIAAIMAVKQTSSLIPMCHPLPVGGVDVDFHDGDGFITAEVAVRTYGRTGVEMEALTGVSVALLTIWDMVKSAEKDENGQYPETSIEGICVTEKRKS, from the coding sequence TTTCTCATATCAATAATGATCGTGCCTATATGGTCGATGTAACGGAGAAGGATGATGTACATCGCCTTGCCCGGGCAGAAGGCAGGATTCACCTCAGGCCGGAGACGCTTGAGGCTATCCGGTCAGGTGAGGTAATCAAGGGGAATGTGCTGGCAACAGCACGGATTGCAGCCATAATGGCGGTAAAACAGACTTCATCGCTGATTCCGATGTGCCACCCCCTTCCGGTTGGTGGTGTTGATGTGGATTTCCATGACGGGGACGGTTTCATCACGGCAGAGGTGGCGGTGAGGACCTATGGCCGGACCGGTGTGGAGATGGAGGCCCTGACTGGTGTCAGTGTGGCTCTTCTTACGATCTGGGATATGGTGAAATCCGCTGAAAAAGACGAGAACGGTCAGTATCCTGAGACATCCATTGAAGGTATCTGTGTCACCGAGAAGCGGAAGTCCTGA